One stretch of Streptomyces sp. 135 DNA includes these proteins:
- a CDS encoding helicase associated domain-containing protein: MTSATVHDGFCLGQWLASQRNRWRTGHRPLPVSRAQALAIDPWWCRPGT, encoded by the coding sequence GTGACCTCGGCAACCGTCCACGACGGTTTCTGCCTGGGACAGTGGCTCGCCAGCCAGCGCAACCGCTGGCGCACCGGCCACCGGCCCCTGCCCGTAAGCCGCGCCCAGGCCCTCGCCATCGATCCCTGGTGGTGCCGCCCTGGCACCTGA